One genomic region from Evansella sp. LMS18 encodes:
- a CDS encoding CamS family sex pheromone protein, producing MNKKISLLMMSFVLILTGCIPTLDRGEDEVIIVEESEAAEEEEYVLTPTINTPENHYRNVLRGGTYNRSEARGSTAHTMERIDINQFELGLMEIASTAFDREQYYFQEGEFISGSQMNRWLRRYNPDEEGFEEGLNPPLAEGDSDEERMRQNPIILSHIMEHNYMYVTDDEEVRLGGIVLGLSLNSVYYFQTRTEDGGIYQHEEPIDADEAEARGREIAQELLSRIRQDERLSEVPVTIALYQENSRGAIVPGSFISLTNVGENQSEIQSWEAINEQFYFFPSREAREVFPSQAAAFSQFKDEVEEFFDRSLGIVGKGRYKNEALEEMTIEFNLQSHGKAEIIALTQFISSRIPNLFPDEAPIYVYVNSVNGPESLIVQYPGHEPYVHVYK from the coding sequence ATGAATAAAAAAATCAGCTTATTAATGATGTCTTTCGTGCTGATTTTAACAGGGTGCATCCCGACTCTTGACAGAGGGGAAGATGAGGTAATTATAGTTGAGGAGTCAGAAGCGGCAGAAGAAGAAGAATATGTACTGACTCCTACTATCAATACACCGGAAAACCACTACAGAAATGTTCTGAGAGGCGGTACGTATAACCGGAGTGAAGCAAGGGGATCCACCGCCCATACGATGGAAAGAATCGATATTAACCAGTTTGAACTGGGACTAATGGAAATTGCTTCAACTGCCTTTGACCGGGAACAGTATTATTTCCAGGAAGGGGAGTTCATAAGCGGGAGTCAGATGAACCGCTGGCTCAGAAGGTATAACCCGGATGAGGAAGGGTTTGAAGAAGGCCTTAATCCCCCGTTGGCTGAGGGAGACAGTGATGAGGAGAGGATGAGACAAAATCCCATCATACTCTCCCATATCATGGAACATAATTATATGTATGTTACAGATGACGAAGAAGTCAGGCTCGGGGGAATCGTATTAGGGCTGTCCCTCAATTCCGTGTACTATTTCCAGACAAGGACCGAGGATGGTGGAATATACCAGCATGAAGAGCCTATAGATGCTGACGAGGCGGAAGCCCGGGGGAGGGAAATTGCCCAGGAACTCCTCAGCAGGATAAGACAGGATGAGAGGCTTTCTGAGGTCCCTGTTACAATAGCTCTCTATCAGGAAAACTCTCGTGGTGCAATTGTACCCGGGTCTTTTATATCCCTTACGAATGTTGGGGAAAACCAGTCGGAAATTCAAAGCTGGGAAGCGATAAACGAACAATTTTACTTTTTCCCGTCACGGGAGGCCAGGGAAGTGTTCCCCAGCCAGGCAGCGGCATTTTCCCAATTCAAGGATGAAGTAGAGGAATTTTTTGACCGTTCCCTCGGAATTGTTGGGAAAGGGCGTTATAAAAATGAAGCTCTGGAGGAAATGACTATCGAGTTCAACCTTCAGTCCCATGGTAAAGCTGAAATTATAGCACTGACTCAGTTTATCAGCAGCAGAATACCAAATCTGTTCCCTGATGAGGCCCCTATTTATGTTTATGTTAATTCGGTTAACGGGCCAGAAAGCTTAATCGTCCAGTATCCAGGGCATGAACCATATGTTCATGTATATAAATAA
- the putP gene encoding sodium/proline symporter PutP translates to METSTLVTFIVYLVGMLAIGLVAYRMTNNLSDYVLGGRRLGGGVAALSAGASDMSSWLLLGLPGYAYVAGMEAIWISAGLAIGAYLNWQFIARRLRKYTEYAGDSITVPDFLENRFRDKTKMLRVVSAFVILVFFAFYTSAGLVGGALLFETSFGLTYTQALWIGAIVIISYTFLGGFLAVSWTDFFQGILMFLALIIVPLVAISEMGGWSETVNAVGNIDPAHLDVFAGVGAIAILSNVAWGLGYFGQPHIITRFMAIRSTKEVPKARLIGMTWMVLALFGAIFTGFVGIAYFAGGGPGAPLAAGSEETVFIAFTQLLFNPWIAGFLLAAILAAIMSTIDSQLLVSSSAITEDFYKAIFRKNASQTELVWVGRLGVLVIALIAVFLAYNPESTVLDLVAYAWGGFGAAFGPVIILSLFWKRMTGNGALAGMIVGFATVIIWSNLQGGLFDLYEIVPGFVLGWITIMAVSLAGKEPSAEIQEEFDSVNSTEY, encoded by the coding sequence ATGGAGACATCTACACTCGTCACATTTATTGTATATTTAGTAGGTATGCTGGCAATCGGACTGGTTGCATACCGCATGACAAACAACTTATCAGATTATGTACTTGGAGGCAGGAGACTTGGCGGGGGCGTGGCAGCTTTAAGTGCCGGGGCTTCGGATATGAGCAGCTGGCTTCTGCTCGGACTGCCGGGATATGCCTATGTTGCAGGAATGGAAGCGATATGGATCTCAGCTGGTCTTGCAATCGGTGCTTACCTGAACTGGCAGTTCATTGCCAGGCGGTTAAGGAAGTACACGGAGTATGCCGGAGATTCAATTACTGTTCCGGATTTTCTTGAAAACAGGTTCAGAGACAAAACTAAAATGCTTCGGGTTGTATCTGCATTTGTAATCTTAGTATTTTTTGCTTTTTATACTTCAGCAGGCCTTGTGGGCGGAGCATTGTTATTTGAAACCTCTTTCGGTCTTACCTATACACAGGCTTTATGGATAGGTGCTATCGTTATTATCTCGTATACATTTTTAGGAGGCTTCCTCGCTGTAAGCTGGACGGACTTTTTCCAGGGTATTCTGATGTTTCTTGCCCTGATCATTGTCCCTCTTGTGGCTATCTCTGAAATGGGAGGCTGGAGTGAAACAGTCAACGCGGTCGGAAATATCGACCCTGCCCATCTGGATGTTTTCGCAGGAGTAGGCGCGATTGCGATCCTTTCCAATGTGGCCTGGGGACTTGGTTACTTCGGCCAGCCGCATATTATAACAAGGTTTATGGCGATCAGGTCTACAAAGGAAGTTCCAAAGGCGCGGCTGATTGGAATGACATGGATGGTTCTTGCATTATTTGGAGCTATCTTCACCGGGTTTGTAGGAATTGCTTACTTTGCAGGAGGCGGACCAGGTGCTCCTTTAGCAGCAGGATCTGAGGAAACAGTGTTTATTGCATTCACACAATTACTGTTCAACCCATGGATTGCAGGTTTCCTTCTGGCGGCTATACTTGCAGCTATTATGAGTACGATTGACTCTCAGCTGCTTGTATCTTCAAGTGCAATCACAGAAGACTTTTACAAAGCAATCTTCCGTAAAAATGCAAGCCAGACTGAGCTTGTATGGGTCGGGCGTCTCGGTGTGCTTGTTATTGCGCTGATTGCAGTATTTTTAGCATACAATCCGGAAAGCACGGTATTAGACCTCGTTGCTTATGCCTGGGGAGGGTTCGGCGCCGCATTTGGACCGGTTATCATCTTGTCCCTCTTCTGGAAACGCATGACTGGTAACGGAGCTCTTGCAGGGATGATAGTAGGATTTGCAACCGTAATTATCTGGAGTAATTTACAGGGCGGGTTATTCGACCTGTATGAAATCGTTCCAGGATTCGTCCTCGGCTGGATCACTATTATGGCAGTAAGCCTGGCTGGAAAAGAACCTTCAGCTGAAATCCAGGAGGAATTTGACTCAGTTAACTCCACTGAATATTAA